One window of the Thermoanaerobaculia bacterium genome contains the following:
- a CDS encoding fused MFS/spermidine synthase: MAGLGVGSWWLGKAADRISPSALYRWLELGIGLYACITPWLLSFGSIPYRFIFQSLEGHTELLLLFKFLLSFVVLFIPTFLMGGTLPTAVRILTKNFEIRSGRIAKAYGLNTLGACLSAVLVPFLLLPSLDQHWVLAGTICGNLFIFLGMFLFSPSQGKQAIAYHENLGSKSGMRLEKSFLSWTLFLTGFVSLGLETVWNRLFSLHMTSSIYTFSLILALYLAAVGFGSLLMGLRPLKNGNQGRIFAFTQLIISFLIIIQVMIIDKVTWIQLWLLDMGGVGFGSYMLTNALVITLMTGPINLLFGLSFPSALTYLTSDPERLGRKTGALAAINTLGTATASIVVTFFFYSILGSKITLLILGLLSLSCFFIISRSIQFPKRNLLVIIILGLIVVALLFPWKKQNFHLLMAQKPDWALEMYRKDKLQTYRDQIKILSFLEGREAVVSACILPEGVRTLFINGKPDASDYSNDKLSQYLSGHLPFLYYRKSNPPEVLVLGLGSGSSTYAAFQHDVASIETIEISPEVIQCARKHFTELNHNVAMKTPIRLADARNILHNTNKRYDIIISEPSNPWITGVSNLFTTEFFKDVDLHLKEDGIFCQWFYYYKLNYEHVLGMVSTLRSVFPHINAYSQAGDIFLIASKSKLQLDESALMTPSSNTQTLIKQMGFSNSSMVTNYFLWNEEQIHKIETLLPVNRDGRSWLEFEAPKYIFGNYSDSNLSKFIDTAPSSILPLSVKPTITSSTLEFHPIGINLPHLQGLSLNSFCLERHTFISKDIIQNAFWVARFSDKNGGTMALSSPVLERDLNFQTIQLLLKGEMKGWLTAVPVKVTLPDRTYLAFVDEGPPFRWTGLWKYHANGQYYILTVDSLKTINDRISLVNYLNRIRYKS, encoded by the coding sequence ATGGCGGGCCTTGGCGTCGGGAGCTGGTGGCTGGGTAAAGCTGCGGACAGAATATCTCCGTCAGCTCTTTATCGCTGGCTTGAACTGGGGATTGGGCTCTATGCGTGTATCACACCCTGGCTGCTGAGCTTCGGATCCATACCCTATCGTTTTATCTTCCAGTCCCTTGAAGGGCATACGGAACTTTTACTACTTTTCAAATTTCTTCTCAGTTTTGTCGTTCTGTTTATTCCAACCTTCCTGATGGGAGGAACGTTGCCAACCGCCGTACGCATATTAACAAAGAACTTTGAAATCAGGAGCGGCAGAATAGCAAAAGCATATGGTTTGAATACTCTTGGTGCATGTCTATCTGCCGTGCTTGTACCCTTCTTACTTTTACCCAGCTTGGACCAACATTGGGTCCTTGCAGGAACAATTTGTGGGAATCTATTTATATTTCTTGGAATGTTTCTTTTTTCTCCATCCCAAGGAAAACAAGCCATTGCGTATCATGAAAATTTGGGATCAAAAAGCGGAATGAGACTCGAAAAGTCTTTTCTCTCATGGACTTTATTTCTTACAGGTTTTGTGTCACTTGGTCTTGAAACCGTCTGGAACCGGCTTTTCTCGTTGCACATGACAAGCAGCATCTACACATTCAGCCTGATTCTTGCACTATATCTCGCAGCCGTAGGATTCGGATCCTTACTTATGGGACTCCGTCCCTTAAAAAATGGGAACCAGGGTCGAATCTTCGCTTTCACGCAACTAATTATTTCATTTCTTATCATTATCCAGGTGATGATTATTGATAAAGTTACCTGGATACAACTCTGGCTGCTCGACATGGGTGGCGTTGGGTTTGGTTCATACATGCTAACCAACGCTCTTGTCATCACCTTGATGACAGGACCTATCAACCTGTTATTTGGATTATCTTTTCCTTCCGCTTTAACCTATTTGACATCCGATCCAGAGCGGCTTGGAAGAAAAACTGGGGCATTAGCCGCAATCAACACCCTGGGTACAGCCACAGCTTCCATCGTGGTAACATTCTTTTTCTATTCCATTTTAGGCAGCAAAATTACACTTCTGATATTGGGGTTGCTGTCCCTATCTTGCTTTTTTATAATCTCTCGATCGATTCAATTCCCCAAGAGAAACCTCTTGGTCATAATCATTTTGGGTCTTATTGTAGTAGCTTTACTTTTTCCATGGAAAAAACAGAATTTTCATTTGCTAATGGCTCAAAAACCAGATTGGGCTCTGGAAATGTACAGAAAGGATAAACTCCAAACGTATAGAGATCAAATTAAAATATTATCCTTTTTGGAAGGAAGAGAAGCTGTTGTATCGGCCTGCATTTTACCAGAAGGAGTCCGGACCCTCTTTATCAATGGCAAACCGGATGCAAGCGATTATTCCAATGACAAACTCTCTCAATATTTATCAGGGCACCTGCCATTTTTGTATTACCGGAAATCCAATCCTCCTGAAGTTCTTGTATTAGGATTAGGATCTGGTTCTTCCACTTATGCTGCATTCCAACATGACGTGGCAAGCATAGAAACCATTGAAATCTCACCTGAAGTGATACAGTGTGCGAGGAAACATTTCACAGAATTAAACCATAACGTTGCCATGAAAACTCCCATTCGTCTTGCAGACGCCAGAAATATTCTGCATAACACAAACAAACGTTATGACATTATTATCAGTGAACCCTCCAACCCCTGGATTACCGGAGTCAGCAACCTATTTACTACAGAATTTTTTAAGGATGTAGATTTACATCTCAAAGAGGATGGTATTTTTTGTCAATGGTTTTATTATTACAAATTAAATTACGAACACGTTCTTGGTATGGTCTCGACTCTCCGAAGTGTCTTTCCGCATATCAACGCTTACAGTCAAGCGGGTGATATATTTCTGATTGCTTCGAAAAGCAAATTGCAACTGGATGAATCTGCGCTAATGACACCATCGTCAAATACGCAGACCCTCATCAAGCAAATGGGATTTTCTAATTCTAGTATGGTCACAAATTACTTTCTTTGGAATGAAGAACAAATCCATAAAATCGAAACACTACTGCCTGTTAACCGTGACGGCCGATCATGGCTTGAATTTGAAGCTCCTAAATACATTTTTGGAAACTACAGTGACAGTAACCTTTCCAAATTTATTGATACAGCCCCCTCATCTATTCTCCCCCTTTCGGTAAAACCTACTATTACCTCCAGTACTCTGGAATTTCATCCGATTGGCATTAACTTACCGCACTTGCAGGGACTCTCCCTCAACAGCTTTTGTCTTGAACGTCATACCTTTATTTCAAAAGACATAATCCAGAATGCGTTCTGGGTTGCCAGATTTTCAGATAAAAACGGGGGAACCATGGCCCTCTCATCCCCTGTTCTTGAGAGAGACTTAAATTTTCAAACAATTCAGTTACTCCTGAAAGGCGAAATGAAAGGCTGGCTAACTGCAGTTCCCGTGAAGGTGACCTTGCCGGACAGAACCTATTTAGCCTTTGTAGATGAAGGTCCTCCTTTCCGTTGGACAGGTCTATGGAAATATCATGCTAACGGTCAATATTACATTCTTACAGTTGATTCTCTTAAAACAATAAATGACAGAATTTCTTTAGTCAATTATTTAAATAGAATTCGTTATAAATCTTAA
- a CDS encoding sulfatase-like hydrolase/transferase, translating to MILNFCRKMILCVLVSGALLLLNTCYHDSSRDGASSTPSQPSVSSFLLITIDTWRWDYVGAAGTEKVETPHLDSLAGEGLYVREALTTCPLTTPAHASILTGNDILNHGVMDCSGYNLDNTRETLAEAFHRKGYSTAAFVSSETLNARYGLNRGFDVYNDICPERVRADEGGGGARRDGQLTLDAALDYIRNTPENQKLFLWVHFYDLHMPYAERPGIDSQYPGNPYASQVAYTDQLTGQLILQLRKDKKRSWKMVIVGDHGEGLGDKDEPEHGMGIYRSTLHVPLIFFPRPPISNSAKGPWGLVDLAPTIKGWVNLSSGIDEDGINRILHDRVGQALVSLTVLPSLMFGANPVMGIRKDEWMYIRHGGEELYNSAVDPYQQVNRVSSTSNKQILRDLRGECARNLPLERIVQVLYRRSEPTTEEEKKLKSLGYIGAVVPKGIEFQRATLSQILSDWNLLYHARKASRNDPSTLPDVIEPLIRKYPKSATLAKEWGNLLARQGRIEESLEVYERVLKWNSTDVGILSNMGALYAMSGRGEEAERAFKAALVLREDNPVIHKNLGNVYATLLNKPDQAVFHYQRCLELEPSDSEKERLTEYMHRHEKLQSSP from the coding sequence ATGATACTAAATTTCTGCAGAAAAATGATTCTTTGTGTTCTCGTATCAGGTGCTCTGCTTCTTTTGAATACCTGCTACCATGATTCGTCCAGGGATGGGGCAAGCTCCACGCCATCGCAACCTTCAGTTTCTTCCTTCCTCCTTATAACCATTGATACATGGAGATGGGATTACGTTGGCGCTGCCGGAACCGAGAAGGTCGAAACGCCCCACCTTGATTCCCTGGCGGGAGAGGGTTTATATGTCCGAGAGGCATTGACCACCTGTCCACTCACAACACCCGCACATGCTTCCATTCTAACGGGAAACGATATTCTGAACCACGGTGTTATGGATTGTTCCGGTTATAACCTGGATAATACCCGTGAAACACTGGCTGAAGCCTTCCACAGAAAAGGGTATTCAACGGCGGCCTTTGTTTCATCAGAGACATTGAACGCGCGGTATGGACTTAATCGAGGTTTCGATGTTTACAACGACATATGTCCCGAGAGAGTAAGGGCAGATGAAGGCGGTGGGGGAGCCCGCCGTGATGGCCAACTGACCCTGGATGCAGCACTGGATTACATCCGGAACACTCCCGAGAACCAGAAGTTATTTCTCTGGGTCCATTTTTACGATTTACATATGCCTTACGCGGAAAGACCTGGAATTGATTCACAGTATCCCGGAAATCCCTATGCATCACAGGTAGCTTATACGGACCAACTTACGGGACAACTGATCCTACAATTGCGTAAGGATAAAAAAAGATCCTGGAAAATGGTAATTGTGGGAGATCATGGTGAGGGTCTGGGCGATAAAGACGAACCCGAGCACGGTATGGGGATATACCGAAGCACGCTACATGTTCCACTAATATTCTTTCCGAGGCCTCCCATTTCAAACTCTGCAAAGGGGCCATGGGGACTGGTGGACCTTGCTCCGACCATAAAAGGCTGGGTGAATCTTTCTTCCGGCATCGATGAGGATGGAATCAATCGAATTCTACACGACCGTGTTGGGCAAGCTCTTGTTTCCCTCACGGTACTCCCATCACTTATGTTTGGGGCAAATCCTGTAATGGGAATCAGAAAAGATGAATGGATGTATATACGACATGGCGGAGAGGAACTTTATAACAGTGCCGTTGATCCTTACCAGCAAGTCAATCGTGTCAGTTCTACATCCAATAAACAGATCCTTCGTGATCTTCGCGGTGAATGCGCGCGCAATCTTCCTCTGGAGAGAATCGTACAGGTCTTATACAGACGAAGTGAGCCTACGACGGAGGAAGAAAAAAAACTTAAAAGTCTCGGGTACATCGGAGCTGTAGTTCCGAAAGGTATTGAGTTTCAAAGGGCGACACTGAGCCAGATTTTGTCAGACTGGAACCTCCTGTATCATGCGAGAAAAGCATCGAGGAACGACCCGTCAACACTGCCGGATGTGATAGAGCCATTGATAAGAAAATATCCAAAATCTGCTACTCTTGCAAAGGAATGGGGAAATCTTCTGGCTAGACAAGGAAGGATTGAGGAATCCCTGGAGGTCTATGAACGTGTCTTAAAATGGAATTCGACCGATGTGGGGATTTTATCCAATATGGGTGCCCTTTACGCAATGTCCGGGAGAGGTGAGGAAGCCGAAAGAGCTTTTAAAGCTGCACTTGTATTGCGGGAGGATAACCCTGTTATTCATAAAAACCTGGGAAACGTTTATGCAACTCTCCTGAATAAACCCGATCAGGCGGTGTTCCACTACCAGCGGTGTCTTGAATTAGAACCTTCTGACTCCGAGAAGGAGAGATTAACCGAATATATGCATCGACATGAAAAACTGCAGAGTTCCCCATAA
- a CDS encoding D-alanine--D-alanine ligase family protein yields the protein MRRLAILFGGPSVEHDVSIISARSVYARVDRESFDPVLIGMTRDWQWVEGAQAESMVLGSGYEPSQRQLHDILGDLRPDVVFPLVHGTFGEDGNLQAWLQSLGYPYVGCGVRASALGMDKAVSKALWAHHGLPVVPWRVLHRESWKSELDRFGNAIHAPVFVKPADSGSSVGISHVSALEALPAAVESAFAISRKVMIEPAIKGRELEVAVLGGYTPDVVSVPGEIVPGSDFYDYDDKYVNNKAQVLVPASLPEEVIAEARRMAASAYTAVDAYGMARVDFFLDREKGLLLNEINTIPGFTPISMYPKLMEHSGISFTNLITQLADLALLA from the coding sequence ATGAGACGCCTCGCCATCCTCTTCGGCGGCCCCTCTGTCGAACACGATGTCTCCATTATTTCGGCCCGGAGTGTCTACGCCCGGGTGGATCGTGAAAGCTTCGACCCGGTCCTGATCGGTATGACACGGGACTGGCAATGGGTCGAAGGTGCGCAGGCAGAGTCGATGGTCCTGGGATCTGGATATGAACCCTCACAACGCCAGCTCCATGATATCCTCGGCGACCTCCGACCGGATGTTGTCTTTCCCCTGGTTCATGGGACCTTTGGAGAGGACGGGAACCTTCAGGCGTGGTTGCAGTCCCTCGGGTACCCCTACGTGGGCTGCGGGGTCCGTGCTTCCGCCCTTGGAATGGACAAGGCTGTATCCAAGGCCCTGTGGGCCCATCACGGCCTTCCGGTTGTCCCCTGGCGGGTCCTCCACCGGGAGAGCTGGAAGAGTGAACTGGATCGATTCGGAAACGCAATTCACGCACCGGTCTTTGTGAAACCGGCCGATTCGGGATCCTCGGTCGGAATTTCCCATGTGAGCGCCCTGGAGGCATTGCCGGCTGCCGTCGAATCCGCCTTTGCAATCAGCCGGAAGGTCATGATCGAGCCGGCCATCAAGGGACGCGAACTGGAGGTCGCGGTCCTGGGAGGCTATACGCCGGATGTCGTATCCGTGCCGGGAGAAATTGTGCCGGGTTCCGACTTCTACGATTACGACGACAAGTATGTGAATAATAAAGCTCAGGTTCTGGTTCCCGCCAGCCTTCCTGAAGAAGTGATTGCCGAGGCGCGAAGAATGGCCGCGTCCGCCTACACAGCCGTCGATGCCTATGGGATGGCCCGGGTGGACTTCTTCCTGGATCGAGAGAAAGGTCTTCTCCTGAACGAAATCAACACGATTCCAGGATTCACTCCCATATCTATGTACCCGAAGCTCATGGAGCATTCCGGCATTTCCTTTACCAACCTCATTACTCAACTCGCCGACCTGGCCCTTCTGGCCTGA
- a CDS encoding zf-TFIIB domain-containing protein encodes MIIHKPSEKEEEFFMQEELKRRKALQKERLDKIAEAERAKLRELHWLHCPKCGMEMEEIQFKGVQVDKCLSCGGVYLDAGEMETILAIEDSSVMKKFFKIFS; translated from the coding sequence ATGATAATTCATAAGCCCAGTGAAAAAGAAGAAGAGTTTTTCATGCAGGAAGAGCTGAAGCGCCGGAAGGCACTTCAGAAGGAGCGGCTCGATAAGATTGCCGAGGCAGAGAGGGCAAAGCTCAGGGAACTTCACTGGCTTCACTGTCCCAAGTGCGGAATGGAAATGGAGGAGATTCAGTTCAAGGGAGTCCAGGTCGATAAGTGCCTGTCCTGCGGCGGCGTCTATCTTGATGCCGGAGAGATGGAGACCATTCTGGCCATTGAGGATTCCTCTGTCATGAAGAAATTTTTCAAGATCTTTTCATGA
- a CDS encoding HAD-IA family hydrolase: MAPELLIFDLDGTLVDSFRAIHASLVHAMTTLGYEPWDFARTRRRVGWGLEHLMREAMGEANVTTGIRYFREQYPQVCLPLTEILPTVETTLSRLRSRGYTMAVATNKPSTFSRQILAHLEIEHYFQSVLGPNDVPRPKPHPDMLESIMERAGKGPEHCLYIGDMPLDVETAKAAEVPVLLVATGSYSYEELKASGVPVIERLDAILTFLDQCLHSAKQPFKEDDR, from the coding sequence ATGGCCCCGGAACTTCTTATCTTTGACCTGGACGGCACCCTGGTGGATTCGTTCCGGGCGATCCACGCAAGCCTGGTTCACGCCATGACCACCCTGGGATACGAACCCTGGGATTTCGCGCGGACGCGCCGCAGGGTGGGGTGGGGCCTGGAGCACCTGATGCGGGAGGCAATGGGAGAAGCGAATGTGACCACCGGGATTCGCTACTTTCGAGAACAATATCCCCAGGTCTGCCTGCCGCTCACGGAGATCCTGCCCACGGTCGAAACGACGCTGTCCCGGCTCCGATCCCGCGGGTACACTATGGCGGTGGCGACCAATAAACCCTCTACATTTTCCCGTCAGATCCTTGCGCATCTTGAAATCGAGCACTACTTTCAGTCTGTACTGGGCCCCAACGACGTACCCCGCCCCAAGCCCCACCCGGACATGCTGGAATCCATCATGGAGCGGGCCGGGAAGGGGCCGGAACATTGCCTTTATATCGGAGATATGCCGCTGGATGTCGAAACGGCGAAGGCCGCGGAGGTTCCCGTCCTTCTGGTGGCCACCGGGAGCTATTCCTATGAAGAGCTGAAGGCTTCCGGTGTGCCGGTGATTGAACGCCTGGACGCGATCCTCACCTTTTTGGATCAGTGCTTACATTCTGCCAAGCAACCCTTCAAGGAGGATGACCGATGA
- the der gene encoding ribosome biogenesis GTPase Der → MTRSQPVVVICGRPNVGKSTLFNRWVGRRKALVHRKPGMTRDRIEEDMGGYRLVDTGGIEFLSEDELSGTIRDQARQALQGADLILLTVDGAGGINPLDKDLSDYLHKLDVRVWLVVNKADVKVSESNIHEFSELGWPRIHLVSAEHGDGTGTLREEAEAFLGVESTAGPAPIARIAIVGKPNVGKSSLINRLLDQSRLTVSSLPGTTRDAVDVEVRRQGNTYVFVDTAGLRRKKQVRDEQEKLSVMKSIQSIERSDLCCLVVDASQPITQQDLSIATEIVRARKAVIVLANKTDLLTGSDASITLRSALTERLTFLSHAPILLLSARTGRNVGKIWLQIDRVLEAYQRRVPTGILNRLYADFAARFPSRQRKFLYITQAATAPPLFVLMSNRAGPLDASFSRFLENRIREAVDFPGTPILFKVRGRKPRNS, encoded by the coding sequence ATGACCCGTTCCCAACCTGTTGTCGTGATCTGCGGGAGGCCGAACGTGGGGAAGAGTACGCTCTTCAACCGATGGGTCGGCCGGAGGAAGGCTCTCGTTCATCGGAAACCGGGCATGACCCGGGACCGGATTGAAGAGGATATGGGAGGGTACCGGCTCGTGGACACGGGCGGGATCGAATTTCTCTCGGAAGATGAGCTATCCGGCACGATTCGCGACCAGGCCAGGCAGGCCCTCCAAGGTGCCGACCTGATTCTCCTTACCGTGGATGGGGCCGGAGGAATCAATCCTCTGGACAAGGATCTCTCCGACTACCTCCATAAACTGGATGTACGGGTATGGCTCGTAGTGAACAAGGCGGACGTCAAGGTTTCGGAGTCGAACATCCATGAGTTTTCCGAACTGGGGTGGCCCCGGATTCACCTTGTTTCCGCCGAACATGGCGACGGTACCGGAACGCTTCGAGAGGAGGCGGAAGCCTTCCTTGGAGTGGAAAGCACGGCGGGTCCCGCTCCCATTGCGAGAATCGCCATCGTAGGAAAACCGAACGTGGGAAAATCCTCCCTCATTAACCGCCTTCTGGATCAATCCAGGCTCACGGTTTCCTCTCTTCCGGGAACAACCCGGGACGCGGTGGACGTGGAAGTTCGAAGACAGGGGAATACCTATGTCTTCGTGGATACCGCCGGGCTCCGAAGAAAGAAACAGGTTCGGGATGAGCAGGAGAAGCTCTCCGTCATGAAAAGTATTCAGAGCATCGAACGGTCAGATCTCTGCTGCCTGGTTGTCGATGCCAGCCAGCCCATCACGCAGCAGGACCTGAGTATTGCGACGGAGATTGTACGGGCCCGCAAGGCGGTCATCGTTCTGGCCAATAAAACCGATCTCCTGACCGGTTCCGATGCCTCCATCACCCTCCGGTCCGCATTGACGGAACGCCTTACCTTTCTCAGCCATGCCCCCATTCTTCTCCTTTCCGCCAGAACGGGACGAAACGTAGGGAAGATCTGGCTTCAGATCGATCGAGTCCTGGAGGCCTATCAGAGACGGGTACCCACCGGAATACTTAACCGTCTCTATGCCGATTTTGCCGCCCGCTTTCCTTCACGGCAGAGAAAGTTCCTCTACATCACTCAGGCGGCCACGGCCCCTCCTCTCTTCGTTCTCATGTCCAACCGTGCGGGCCCCCTGGATGCGAGCTTCTCCCGTTTTCTGGAAAACCGCATTAGAGAAGCTGTGGACTTTCCCGGTACCCCCATCCTGTTCAAGGTCCGGGGACGAAAACCCAGGAATTCGTAA
- a CDS encoding MFS transporter, with the protein MTQEVSLFHPSRRAYRFSVLLFVSLLTYGSYFAYDSLGAIAPMLIEALGVDRAAVGATYTVYSIAAIVSVFLGGLLIDKIGTRKASLIFSSLVVLGTIIVAIAPSLWLLYVGRFIFGAGSESLVVAQSAIIARWFKGKELALAFGIALTISRLGTLFSFNTEALIASFFGKYQYALWAAVLFCVVSLLSNLIYNILDKRGEHALDLKEEGAGDKIVLSDIKKFKSSYWYVTLLCVTFYSAIFPFTALSTDFFHDKWGLPMEAGGSGGFLSQVFSNLIHMFTTAGGTTSIIIFASMVFAPFAGSLVDKIGRRASLMMIGSILMIPSYIIMGYTTVNPAIPMIILGAAFVLVPAAMWPAVPLIVQKERVGTAFGLMTMIQNIGLATFPWLNGLLRDFTHTYKASMLMFASLGAFGLLFAVLLLRADRREGGKLENPHG; encoded by the coding sequence ATGACACAAGAGGTCTCCCTGTTCCACCCGTCCCGCAGAGCCTACAGGTTTTCCGTACTTCTCTTTGTTAGCCTCCTGACCTACGGCTCCTATTTTGCATATGACAGTCTTGGCGCCATCGCCCCCATGCTCATCGAAGCCCTGGGCGTAGACCGCGCCGCTGTGGGAGCCACCTACACCGTCTATTCCATCGCGGCCATAGTTTCTGTATTCCTGGGCGGCCTGTTAATCGATAAGATAGGGACAAGGAAGGCCAGCCTTATCTTTTCCTCCCTGGTCGTACTGGGAACGATCATCGTGGCCATCGCGCCATCCCTCTGGCTCCTCTATGTGGGCCGGTTCATCTTCGGTGCAGGATCGGAGTCTCTTGTCGTTGCCCAGAGTGCCATCATCGCCCGCTGGTTCAAGGGGAAGGAGCTGGCCCTCGCCTTCGGCATCGCCCTCACGATTTCCCGCCTGGGTACGCTCTTCAGCTTCAACACCGAAGCACTCATCGCCTCCTTCTTTGGAAAGTACCAGTACGCCCTCTGGGCCGCCGTTCTCTTTTGCGTCGTGTCTCTCCTGAGCAACCTCATTTACAATATCCTTGACAAACGGGGCGAACACGCACTGGATCTCAAAGAAGAGGGCGCCGGGGACAAGATCGTCTTATCGGATATTAAGAAATTCAAGTCTTCCTACTGGTACGTCACTCTCCTCTGCGTCACCTTTTACTCCGCCATCTTTCCTTTCACCGCGCTGTCCACCGATTTCTTCCATGACAAGTGGGGGCTCCCGATGGAAGCAGGCGGAAGCGGAGGGTTCTTATCCCAGGTCTTTTCCAACCTGATTCACATGTTTACAACGGCCGGCGGGACCACTTCGATTATCATCTTTGCCTCCATGGTTTTCGCCCCCTTCGCAGGAAGTCTTGTGGATAAAATTGGCCGCCGGGCCAGCCTCATGATGATCGGGTCGATCCTCATGATCCCCTCTTACATCATCATGGGCTACACGACCGTCAACCCCGCCATCCCCATGATCATTCTGGGAGCGGCATTTGTCCTCGTTCCGGCCGCCATGTGGCCCGCTGTTCCTCTGATCGTTCAGAAGGAGCGGGTGGGTACAGCGTTCGGGCTCATGACGATGATTCAGAATATCGGGCTGGCCACCTTTCCCTGGTTAAATGGTCTTCTGCGGGACTTTACCCATACCTACAAGGCCAGCATGCTGATGTTTGCCAGCCTGGGAGCTTTCGGACTTCTCTTCGCCGTTCTTCTTCTCCGGGCAGACCGGCGGGAAGGCGGAAAACTGGAGAATCCTCACGGCTGA
- a CDS encoding response regulator, producing MARKRILIVDDDPCLRQVVDFKLRLSNFDTTLKSSVRDAIEFIRDECPDLIILDLAFEEEKLNGFDFLRIVRENPQTANIPVIILSVLSSPQNIHRGVELGASDFLGKPFSVNVLVDKVHSMVGA from the coding sequence ATGGCACGGAAGCGGATCCTGATTGTAGATGATGATCCATGTTTGCGTCAGGTGGTGGATTTCAAGCTCAGGCTTTCCAATTTTGACACCACGCTGAAGTCCTCCGTGCGTGATGCGATTGAGTTCATACGGGATGAATGTCCCGATCTCATTATCCTCGATCTGGCCTTTGAGGAAGAAAAGCTGAACGGGTTCGATTTTTTGCGGATCGTCAGAGAAAACCCCCAAACCGCCAACATCCCGGTCATCATCCTCAGCGTGCTGTCCAGCCCGCAGAACATACATCGGGGCGTTGAACTGGGTGCCAGCGATTTTCTCGGGAAACCCTTTTCCGTCAATGTGCTGGTGGACAAGGTCCACAGCATGGTTGGAGCCTGA
- the acpS gene encoding holo-ACP synthase, which yields MIYGIGVDIVNLKRIASAYSRFGKKFLHRITHPGEIRHADEHPVFIQELAVIFSMKEAVYKALRPVGFPIRFTDVEVIHLPGGAPSVRLHGRLAVHASQANVGEIHVSMTHERDQAVTVAIAMKNGSAAPWEPKKED from the coding sequence ATGATCTACGGCATCGGTGTTGATATTGTCAATCTGAAACGGATCGCATCTGCCTATTCCCGATTTGGGAAGAAATTTCTCCATCGGATCACCCATCCCGGCGAAATTCGCCACGCGGATGAACACCCGGTCTTTATCCAGGAACTTGCGGTCATATTCAGCATGAAAGAGGCGGTGTACAAGGCCCTCCGACCGGTTGGGTTTCCCATCCGGTTTACGGATGTGGAAGTGATCCACCTTCCCGGGGGAGCTCCCTCTGTCCGGCTTCACGGTCGACTGGCTGTTCACGCGAGCCAGGCGAATGTCGGAGAGATTCATGTCTCCATGACCCATGAGCGGGATCAGGCTGTGACCGTTGCCATTGCCATGAAAAACGGGTCTGCCGCTCCATGGGAGCCAAAAAAGGAAGATTGA
- a CDS encoding PfkB family carbohydrate kinase yields the protein MNKRVLVIGAFDPTGAGGVGVDIRMFHNFRYYVAACVTGIFAQNTRQVTDFMPVPFASVGQQLEALLSDLTFNGLKLSLLPEEITVDMVAELLGSRPIQPSLLDLSLIHPLGHRLQTPAVLNALVTHIMPKVDIVVCNVEEAGMILGKPVEDLQAMRDAASELIQRGCSQVVITSRGKDNRAMDVVHDGMSIKLADAPLMVTENTLGKGAVFSSCVLGNLIKGDDLLTSVNKAKLYIRKAMMHNFKIGGGAHPLNLNTPL from the coding sequence GTGAATAAACGTGTTCTTGTCATTGGGGCCTTCGATCCGACCGGCGCAGGCGGTGTCGGTGTGGATATCCGTATGTTTCACAATTTTCGTTATTACGTGGCGGCCTGTGTGACGGGGATCTTTGCCCAGAATACCCGTCAGGTCACCGATTTCATGCCGGTTCCCTTCGCAAGTGTGGGGCAGCAGCTGGAAGCGCTTCTCTCCGATCTCACGTTTAATGGGCTGAAGCTTTCCCTGCTCCCTGAAGAAATTACGGTCGACATGGTAGCGGAGCTTCTCGGCTCCCGACCCATCCAGCCCAGCCTGCTGGATCTTTCCCTGATCCATCCGTTAGGACACCGTCTCCAGACGCCCGCTGTTCTCAATGCCCTGGTCACCCATATCATGCCCAAAGTGGATATTGTCGTATGCAACGTGGAGGAGGCCGGTATGATCCTGGGAAAACCGGTCGAGGACCTGCAGGCCATGCGCGATGCAGCCTCGGAGCTGATCCAGCGCGGGTGCAGCCAGGTCGTGATCACCTCAAGAGGGAAGGATAATCGCGCCATGGATGTGGTTCATGACGGCATGAGCATCAAACTGGCGGATGCCCCTCTGATGGTTACGGAAAACACGCTGGGCAAAGGTGCGGTTTTCTCTTCCTGTGTGCTGGGAAACCTCATCAAGGGAGACGATCTTCTGACCAGCGTCAACAAGGCCAAGCTCTATATCCGGAAGGCGATGATGCACAATTTTAAGATTGGAGGCGGAGCCCACCCCCTCAACCTGAATACACCGCTCTGA